CTCCCGCCCTCCGCCGCCGCCCCGCCGCCCTCACCGGTCGGTGACGGGGCCGGAGGCACGGGGTGCCCCGGCATGTCCGCGGCCGACCTTCTCCCTTCCCCGCTCGCTGCTTTCGCGCTGCTCCCCTCCCTCCTCCTCCCTCGCTTTCGCCCTGTCGCCCCGCATCCGTGCGGCCTTCCGTGGAGCCCCCATGACCGTCAGCCACGCACCGCCGAAGCAACCAGCACCACCGGGCTTGTCCGTCGCCCCGGGAGAATCCTCCGCGCCGAGCCGTACGCCGCCGGATCTGGAGGCGGTCGTCCCGGCTTCCGTCCGGCGGTCTCGGCTGCGCTCCGCTCCGCGGTGGGCGCGGCGGGCGGTGGGGCCGTTGCTGCTGCTCGCGCTGTGGCAGGTGTTCAGCGCCACCGGGGTGCTGGATCCCGATGTGCTCGCCTCGCCCGGGACCATCGCCCGCGCGGGCGCCGATCTGGTGGCCGACGGGACGCTCCCCGCCGCGATGGGGGTCTCGCTCCAGCGGGTGCTCGTGGGGCTCCTCCTCGGCGGGGTCGTCGGGACGGCGCTCGCGCTCGTGTCGGGGCTGTCACGGCTCGGGGAGGACCTGGTCGACGCGACCGTGCAGATGCTGCGCACGGTGCCCTGGGTGGGGCTGATCCCGCTGTTCATCATCTGGCTCGGGATCGGTGAGGCGCCGAAGGTGGCCCTCATCGCGCTCGGGGTGGCCTTTCATCTGTACCTCAACGTGTACGCGGGAATCCGTGGCGTCGACGCACAACTCATCGAAGCCGGTGAGTCGTTGGGGCTCGGCCGGTGGGGGCTGGTGCGGCATGTGGTGCTGCCGGGAGCGCTGCCCGGGGCCATGACCGGGCTGCGCTACTCGCTGGCGACGGCCTGGCTCGCGCTCGTCTTCGGTGAGTCGATCAACGCCGACGCCGGGATCGGGT
The nucleotide sequence above comes from Streptomyces sp. NBC_01116. Encoded proteins:
- a CDS encoding ABC transporter permease; the encoded protein is MTVSHAPPKQPAPPGLSVAPGESSAPSRTPPDLEAVVPASVRRSRLRSAPRWARRAVGPLLLLALWQVFSATGVLDPDVLASPGTIARAGADLVADGTLPAAMGVSLQRVLVGLLLGGVVGTALALVSGLSRLGEDLVDATVQMLRTVPWVGLIPLFIIWLGIGEAPKVALIALGVAFHLYLNVYAGIRGVDAQLIEAGESLGLGRWGLVRHVVLPGALPGAMTGLRYSLATAWLALVFGESINADAGIGFLMNQAREFFRTDVIVVCLVVYAFLGLTADVIVRILERLLLQWRPTFTGQ